The DNA window AGAAAATGTGTATGTCAACCAAAGCGTAGACTTTCTTAACGCCGCGTCTTTACCCGCAGGGAATTATTCGCAAGTCAGCTACACAATATCGTCGGCTACCGGGACTTTAAGAAACAGCAACCAGCAGACTGTTATTGGTGTTTCCACTACTGTATATGTTATTACCTGTGAGTTTACATTAGAAAATATCAACCTTACGGTACTAAATACAGTTATAGATTTATCAGACTGTATCACCCGCAGTGCAACGGGGTATGACTTTGAATTATCAGTAAAACAAATTATTATAGATAAAATCGACATCGTAACCTGCGACTGGCAGGATTTTACCAGCCAAAGATCAACTGGTACTTGGGTGGGTGAAACTTTATGGATCGATTCCTCAACGCCGGATTGCAGAGTAAACATTACCGACGATTTGTCTGATATGGACGCCACCACTGCGGGGTATATTTACAGTACCAACGCAGGGACGAACTGGTCCGGCGCGCTTGACAAGTTTGAATATACCGATGATACCGCAGCACAGCAGAACTGGGTAAAAGAACCCGGTAGTGCCGCTGGGGATGTTACTATCAGCACAACGAATTATAAGGAAGGCACTAAAGCGTTAAACCTTCCCTGCGAGTTTACCCCAGTGGAGAACACAACCGCTGCGTGGACAAGTACATTCGTATCTACATTAAACTTAACAACTTGCGACAAGTTTAGTTACTGGTTAAACATTCCTGACAAAAGCTTGGTGGATTCAATGGTTTTGTACTTCCAAAGCGGCGACGGGTGGTACTACGACGAACTTGATGTTGATACAAACGCCGGTATTTCGTCCGGCTGGAACCGTGTAGTATTGTCAAAAATAGAATTCTCGACCGCCAGTTACGGTGATGCGCCAGCCGGGTGGCAACAGATAAACGGGGTAAGGTATAGAGTGTATGGCGCGACCACAAGCTATGTAACGCTAACAATTGATGATTTATACGGATACTCGTCGGTAAGCTATACCGGCGACTCCAATAACTTAACCTTAACTGCAGTATCTGTACCGTTTAACCAGGAAAGCGGTACTGCAAACAAAATCAAGTTCTTAATTTCAGATACGGACTCCCGCGTGTTTACCAGCCTGGAATACACTGTAAAAATCACAACGTCAGTACCAACCAACTGGACATACTTTGAACTCTCCACGAGTACCGGCGGATGGGTGGACGGCGAAACTACTGAGATTAACACTACCACCCCGTCTTGCCGTATACAGGTACAGGACATACGTTCTGGTATAGACACCACAACAGCAGGGTATGCATATAGTACCGACGGCGGTACGATATGGCATGGATTGATAAACGATTTTGAGTACGAATCAAACGTCGCGGCGCAAAACGAGTGGGTAGAATCCGGTGACGGCGGTAACGTTGTAATAAGCAGCGATAACGTAAAAGAGAATACACGTTCACTAGTTTTCCCGTGCAACTTCACAGGGGGAGAACCATACGCGAGCTGGATTGACACATTTACCGCAATGGATTTATCAGAATTTGAGAATATAGGTTTTTGGCTTTATGTTACAAACAAAGTCAATGTTAGCTCAATGACAATATCGTTGTTAAGCGGAGCTACCGGATTATATATGTATAACTACATTATTCAAGAAAACACTGCTACCTTCAACGGATGGAACTATATTGTCCTAAAAACCACAGATTTCATAGTTTCCGGCACACCTGCGGGCTGGGATTTTATTGATGGCGCTGTGTTTACGTTCTATCAGTCCACAACAGTGGTTGATACAACCATCCTGGCAGACGGATTCCGTGCTTACCGTTCAGCAGAATGTACGGGAACCGCCGGCAGTACCGGTATAGAAACGGTTACTGCAGTATCAGTACCATTTATGCAGTATTCGTTCGACCAAAACAAAATCAGATTTCTTGTGCGTAATACAAACAACCAGCTTGGGTTTAGCGATGCGTATACCGTAAAAACCAGTACGGGTTCAGGTATATACGCTGCGCAACGGTTGGTCCGAAATAATACCGGCCCTAACCCGGAATTCAAACTCGGCGAAGTGTACAGCTTCCCTAATCCTGCAAAGTATGGGAAGAATCCGGTGTTACACATTGAAGTCGGTATAGCAGATAA is part of the Elusimicrobiota bacterium genome and encodes:
- a CDS encoding DUF4382 domain-containing protein; protein product: MKVSFNKFTGPIVFLVSLMFIFCSTLSAATSVIENEIYRFSNLSLTFSGVQVYNTSTSEWLGLSVTTKTVNLENVYVNQSVDFLNAASLPAGNYSQVSYTISSATGTLRNSNQQTVIGVSTTVYVITCEFTLENINLTVLNTVIDLSDCITRSATGYDFELSVKQIIIDKIDIVTCDWQDFTSQRSTGTWVGETLWIDSSTPDCRVNITDDLSDMDATTAGYIYSTNAGTNWSGALDKFEYTDDTAAQQNWVKEPGSAAGDVTISTTNYKEGTKALNLPCEFTPVENTTAAWTSTFVSTLNLTTCDKFSYWLNIPDKSLVDSMVLYFQSGDGWYYDELDVDTNAGISSGWNRVVLSKIEFSTASYGDAPAGWQQINGVRYRVYGATTSYVTLTIDDLYGYSSVSYTGDSNNLTLTAVSVPFNQESGTANKIKFLISDTDSRVFTSLEYTVKITTSVPTNWTYFELSTSTGGWVDGETTEINTTTPSCRIQVQDIRSGIDTTTAGYAYSTDGGTIWHGLINDFEYESNVAAQNEWVESGDGGNVVISSDNVKENTRSLVFPCNFTGGEPYASWIDTFTAMDLSEFENIGFWLYVTNKVNVSSMTISLLSGATGLYMYNYIIQENTATFNGWNYIVLKTTDFIVSGTPAGWDFIDGAVFTFYQSTTVVDTTILADGFRAYRSAECTGTAGSTGIETVTAVSVPFMQYSFDQNKIRFLVRNTNNQLGFSDAYTVKTSTGSGIYAAQRLVRNNTGPNPEFKLGEVYSFPNPAKYGKNPVLHIEVGIADKVDIGIYTIAGELIYTTNIDGNSASVVNNKYCYEQEWDSGGYASGVYIYLIKAHKSGYADIKAVKKLAVIK